A window of Geotrypetes seraphini chromosome 16, aGeoSer1.1, whole genome shotgun sequence genomic DNA:
CTGGCACCTGAAGCTGAGATATTCCCCTTTGCGGTGGCTGGCGTACCGTGAACACAGGCCGGCTGCATcaacctcgcgtctggagcaaaatgagcactttttcctttTAAAAGTACTCATTGTGCAATACACGACCAAGCTAAAGAAAAAGTGCTGGttagcaataaaaatcatttaaagacAATTGAAGGattcccttcagaccagcactgcctcaggatttttttttttttaaccttcatTTGGACAGACCTCATAGCTCTAAGCCTTGCTGGTATTGGGGGCAAGACTTAcaactgaggcacctctacagaaaaaattttgggtgggtgggggaaatgggggcAGGGACTCATCCCGTTGAGTGTGACACCCCCACCTGAGGTCAGACGGATCCCCGAAAGGATCCCCCCCAGCTCAGTCTGGCATCAGAAGACCACTAATCAagttccaacagccctacactaaaccagggaagactgcagaAGCTTACCACTTCCACCTGCTGGAGCCTGAGAGCAGACTGAGCGTACTTGGGACtaagctgcacgggaatgggacCCCCCTCATGGTctcagggatcccatggggatggaggCAGCTCAATCCGAGGCTCCAATATCTACGCCTCCTTTTCTTGCCCTCCATTTGGCTTCTCTATGCAGCGCTCTCAGCATGCCACCCATAGCCAACCCGAAAGTCTTCCCCTGacatcagagctgacatcggagaaAAGGCTTCAtgtcagccacatgcagtgtgCAGGGCCTGCTGCCCAGTGAAGAAGTGTGGCAGGAAGGTACAGTCTTGCGGGAGGGGTGCAGAAAAGAAGGAGCGAGTGGGCAGGCATGCGCATGTTGTACCAAGGAAGCGCATTAAgacatgggaggggagggaggaagtgcgtttttgaacacagaagcagggagggggcatgaacttgggagggaaagagatgctgatgtgggggagggaatagaaagggataatttttgtgtgtgtgtgagatggAGAGAGACATgatgtacacggggaatggaagaaataggagaatttttggtcatagggagggagtgaggtaaggaagagagacgAGAAGgggaaatgtggtggaaagggaacagtggtacAGATGAAAGGGatacaagagggaggaatgttggacatagtggagatattggggagtccctggacatcgtgtacctggattttagcaaagcatttgatagcgtaccacaccgcaggttgctgaacaagatgagttctataggattaggtgacacattgacgaaatgggttgggaactggcttggaggtaggcttcaaagggtggtggtgaacggcacaccctctgaaatgacggaggtgatcagtggagtgccacagggctcggtcttgggcccaatcctattcaacatctttataagggacttggcagaagggcttaggggtaaaataacattattcgccgatgacgccaaactaagtaatgtagtgggcaaatgcacaatagatgatgtttcaatgcccgacaacatgatgcacgacctactcctactggagcgctggtctaagtcctggcaactcagcttcaatgccaaaaaatgcaaagttatgcacctgggcagccaaaatccatgcaagacttacaccctaaatggcgagatccttacaagaactgaagcagaacgtgacctaggggtgatcgtcaatgaggacatgaaggctgccaatcaagtggagcaagcttcatccaaagcaagacaagtcatgggttgcatacgcagaggcttcgtcagccgaaagccggaagtcattatgccattgtatagatccatggtgaggccccacctggaatactgtgtgcaattctggagaccgcattatcgcaaggatgtgctgagactggagtcggttcagagaatggccactcggatggtctcaggactcaaggatctcccatacgaggaacggttaaacaaattgcagctatactcactcgaggagcgcagagagaggggggacatgatcgagacgttcaagtatctctcgggccgcatagagacggaggaagatatcttcctcttcaagggtcccacgacaacaagagggcatccgtggaaaattaggggagggaaactacgagctgacaccaggaaattctttttcacagaaagggtggttgatcgctggaatagtcttccactacatgtgatcgaggccagcagcgtgcctgattttaaggccagatgggatcgtcacgtgggatctattcacagggcaaaggaagaggagggatctattcacagggcaatggtaggggagggacattagggtgggcagactggatgggccttggcccttatctgccgtctatttctatgtttctatgtttctagtggtGGAGGTAATGGAGGGAgagacagcaacagaagaatttgcagaagacgggaaagtggaaaaaagaaactgggaccaacttgatggaaaaataaatctccagacaacaaaggaaaaaaaaggaatgtattgactaaaatatgttagctttgggaaatatatagcagatgtctttgtattgtgtttaaaagaaaaggatatgtatttctggttttatttctacagtgttgaagtactggctgacccttgctgtggctggtggggatccccaagcaccgccagcagaggatctCCTccagagatggtcagaactcccctccaccaaacgcagcagtcgctggcagcatccctgagccactgagatgccagcatctgtgactcaaggACGCTACaactgcctgccaagcttggcaaaagggatcccCAGCCACCtccagaggaagtcctcagctgacatagcttgggggtcctcatcagttgagtatttatattttatatttacattagaggctctggaagAAAccctttacaaagtatgtattcttcccaattaatatttccaaattaacaaagtgtctttgcttatttgtaaatgggtctctaccagagccttaaatacagtagcataattaagtgaaataactacttctgaagtttatagggatgggtggggacagattCAATTACTTCtggggatgggtttgattctATCAGGGATGAACAGGGACAGGCTTGATTTCTGTTCCCGTGCAGTTGTctacttgggactgcacagcccatttttactacagccaaaagtttgtcacctgctggtcatggtgagctattacccatcagtgagctatgctggtctggagagatgcTTAAGAATGAACTTTAGTCAGGGTATGGTGAGATCTCAAAGCTACATAAAGGCATaggaatagccatactggttcagaccagtttcctccaggaacttgtccaaaccttctttaaacCCAGGTACGCTAACCAGTTaccagttccagagcttaactactcagtgaaaaacatttcctcctctttaaaggtatttccatgtaacttcatttagTGTCTCCTGGTCATtgtaaatgctgaaaaagtgaaaaatcaaatAACTTTTACCCTTTCTACAccacccaggattttgtagatctcaatcatatcccccctcagttgtctcttttccaagctgaagagaaacatagaaagatgacggcagattagggctatagcccatcaagtctgcccactctacgaccctcgtaaggatcccacgtggatgtcccatttattcttaaagtcaagcacgctggtggccttgatcacctgcactggaagcttgttccagtgatctattactctttctgtgaagaaatacttcctggtgtcaccattaaatttccctcctctgagtttgagcgggtgtccccttgtgaatgagggtcctttgagaaagaagatgtcgtcttcccctttgacacgtcctgtgatgtatttaaatgtctcaatcgtgtcccccctttccctgcgttcctctagagtgtagagctgcaatttgtttcaACGCCTTCGTCATTTTGGATgctttttgaactttttctaattccactataacttttttttttttttgctaatgcTTGCTGTAATACATGCATGTGCATTAATAATTGCAGGGCAACAGCAGGTTGTTAGTCACGTTGGAATGTATTTGGAGGAGCACAAAGcctcaccccccaaaaaaggatCAGAGGGCCGAAAGCACAGCTTTTTATACCAAAATGAGTCCTGCTTAGTAAAACATCATTAAAACGtgcattttaaaatttatttcccaGACCTCAACACTGACACAGGGGCTGGAGCGAATCCCTAATCAGCTTGGATACTTGGTGATCAGTGAGGAAGGGGTCTTGGCGGTGAGTTCTAAGTCTAAAGAGTGAGCTTTGCTCTCTATCCCTACCCTGATATGCTGTCGTTCAGCTGACCCCTTTGGGAAGGACTGAAAATGGTGCTGCAGGGTATTCgcggggttctgttccaggaaccctcgcaaatcttgaaaaactgtgaatatggtttttagcaggggagactggagagggcagccggagcgccggcgagtgaaggaaatcactcgcggtatgctccgaccacctcttcctgcactaaagtcgggcctcaccaatcaggagctgctttgacactcagctcctgattggtgaggcccgactttagtgcaggaagaggtggtcagagcataccgcgagtgatttccttcactcgccggcgcttcggctgctctttcctgcctctccagcccggtcattcgcggtcagaaaataccgtgaattgctgactgcgaatgaccgggggagcactgtattatgTTCTTTGTTTTAGGGCTGAATTCTTTTGTGAAAGGATTGCTCTTCAtgactggtgtgtgtgtgtgtatgtgggggggggggggaaggggctgTTTTTACTTATATGACAGTAATGAACTTCATTCTGAAGCCAGTGTGTGTGTACTATGATCTCAGGTTTATTGTTATTActcaaagtacagtcaaacctcggtttgcgagtgttttgcaagacccgctaaccggcatcccccgcccgcccaaactgaaagcttatCCCCCCAGtgtggcactggcacgcagcaccaacccacaggaggtgccggtgcctctcctccgactgggccttgagcatctgtgcatgctcaaggccttctggctcttgttttctctgagaatctcagagagaggcacgatcttcgggcaccagcacctcctTTGGGTTGGttctgcgtgccggtgccacattggggggtaaACTTTCAGTTTGGGCGTGCGTGGGGGGGTGGGAagatgtggaagcgcaccagtggccttgggggtggggtggagcagcgccggtgggggggggggggatgagaggtggaacaaatcaagcgagtttcccttactttctatggggaaactcgctttgatatacaagtaaattggtttacaagcatgcttctggatcaAATTATGCTCggaaaccaaggttccactgtacttgcaTTGTGCCAAGAGCTTCCTGTAGGAGGGCATTTAGTATATCCAGCATGACTGTGTGACTTAAGCTAGAATGAAAGGAGACAGTTGTTATGTGTACGCTAAATAGAATGTGTTCCTCTGTTTCTTGGTGTGTGAACAATTCTGAAAAACAGcaacctcccctccccaaaaCATAAGACAACCATGTGATTAGTATTTCTTAACTGACCTTTTTCTTTCTCAGTCCTCAGGGGATCTGGAAAATGACGAGCGCACAGCTGCACTGATAACGGACATGGTGAGCACAGCCTGCAGCTTCCGCATGCAGGGTGGCCCTGAGCATCCTTTCAAACGCTTGTCTAGTAAGTATCAGCCAGCCAGAGATGATGGCAGGAGCTTGTTTGTGCCTCAGTACTACAATAGCAAGCATTGTAGGCCAGGACTGAGGTGATGTCTCAGCAGAGGTTTTAACTCAGTCCTCATGGGCAGTGGAATATTTTTCTGGCTAGAAGATCCAAACCAACCAGTCTTCAGTCCCTGCCCCGGGCTTTCTGGTTATTGATGCAGGGTCAGGCAAATATTGATATGGTCTGTCCATTCCTTATGTTTAGGACAtaccaagccagtctggtttttaagttatccaaaataaatatgcatgagaaatctACATTCTTTACCTCTATTGTATGCATATTCGTTATGAGTATCCTAACAACTGGACTGATAAGgcgtattatcccaggacaagcaggcagcatattcttgactgatgggtgacggcaccgacggagccccggtacggacaattttagagtgattgcactctaagaacttggaaagttctagcaggccgcaccgcgaacgcgcgagtgccttcccgcccgacagaggcgcacggtccccagtttcttagtttccgcggagctaagaagacgcactttcaacggctgttgaaaattttttctactaacgccttcccgctcgcataaACTTTTTCGATATTCCCTTCTttacttattttctttaaaaaaaaaaaaaaagagaagaattttcttttctttttttctcattttttcaggttcgccccggcggggcctgctgccaccatcgaggcctcggccttcgatttggcagaagccgtttttacgttcatgcccccccaacccggttttaagaagtgccagcggtgcacgaggcccatttctctcactgacccgcacaactggtgcttacagtgcctcggTCCTGACCAtcaggcgtccacctgcacccgctgtgccactctgaaaaagagaactcttaaaaaccgccaaattcaacagcggttattgtttggtaccgagatgtcggattcggcggcaccgaCTCCGACTTCGGCCCCGAtgcagtcggcacctacttcatcgacaccgcgtgataccgcgccggcgtcgcattcctcaggtaagccggctaagaagccttccctgctggagcgccctccggtctcagtggcagcgagtccaatcctgccgacctcgaggcgcccacggaagcgctccgctccgattgaggttagccctttgacctcgggttcctcttcggcgtatagagcggcaccaaaggtaccgcagaagaaaaaagcggtaccggtgcctttgctggacgagcgaattgctgCCGTCCTGCAAGTTCAGCTTAAAGAGCAATTGCAGCAGCTCCTGCCTGCtcttctgacaccgagccttccagtcccggtccggtctgagctaccggtaccggcagtggagcagcctcttttatcggcatccactttgtcggtaccggtacaaacAGTTTCCTCGGTATCCATGCCAGTTTTAGCACTGGCACGCccgataacatctcccggtaccgtttcacagaggtctggtaagtcgactcacaaaactcaacacctagaaccctccacaccggagtctcgggaccgtagttttcaggtgagggaccctgatctgtggggtgattcagaggagccgcttctctctgagggagagtgttcgtcAGGGGACGAGGACCCTTCTGTATTAGATCCGTCCTCTAAGTCTGATGCAtcttcttttacctcttttctcaaagaaatgtgcgactctctctctagtcccttggaggctgagtccaaaaaatccaaggcatttctcaatgcactggactttgaccagcctccaagggaattcttgaaattgcctctccatgatattttgcgagagactttctataaaaatctagagacacctttgaccattccaggagctcctcgcAAACTAGACTCCTtgtataaggtcatacctattcctggtttttacaaaccacaattcccccatgagtctttactagtggaatctactttaaagaaattcacgggggctagtgtatatgcctctgtccctcctggcagagaaggtaaggccatggataagtttggcaagcggttataccagaatgcgatgctagctaatagatctgggaactatgcttttcatttttcgttctacctaaagcatctcattcagaatttgtcatcttttgaaaaatacctccctgaccgtaaaagatctgcttttcgccaaacttcttcatcgctcttacaactccataagttcatggtcagatcgatctatgacacctttgagctgacctctcgggccacggctatgtcggtggccatgcgtcgcctggcctggctcagagtttcagaacttgatgtcaatcatcaggatcgactggctaatgcaccttgcctaggggatgagctgtttggagaatccatggactccactacacaaaagctctcagctcatgagaccaggtgggatactcttctcaaaaccaaaaagaagaccccacctaccagcccttttcgccagcagtcggcctaccagcgtagatttgtggctcgtcctttaccacaggccccacaacaacccaggcgtcagaggcaacaacagagacAAGCTGCTAGACcggcacagcagcaacaacaagtgaagcctcccccttcacaaaaatccactcaacccttttgacttggttctccaggacatagccagtctccatcctgctgcccaccttccgcagcccataggaggacgccttactcttttcataagccattgggaaaccatcacctcggatcagtgggtcctcaacatcatccgccacggctactctctcaactttcagacacttcctgcccaaagtctgccaagagagtctgcttcgaacactcctcaggtttcactccttcttcaagaggttcaatccctccttcttctgaacgtcatagaggaagttcctctagatcaaaaggggcagggattctactcccgttatttcctagtccccaaaaaaacaggagatctcagacccatcctagatcttcgcgatctcaacaaatgcttagtcaaagagaaattcagaatgctctctttagccactctttaccctcttctcaatcaaggcgactggctatgttccctcgatctcaaagaagcatacactcacataccgatcaatctggcctccagacagtacctacgcttcatgatcaatcgttgtcattaccagtacaaggtactacccttcggtcttgcctcctctccaagagtgttcaccaaatgtctgattgtggtggctgcttttctgcgttcccaccaccttcaagtgtttccttacctggacgattggttgataaaggccaattcatctcaaacagtacttcaggccaccaaccagaccatcctatttctTCATTTGCTGGGGtttgagatcaatctacccaaatctcatctcatccccacacagagacttcaattcattggagcagtcttggacacagtcctcatgagagcgttcctgccgtccaaccgtcttcaaacgcttcaatctctatgtcagcaggtgcttccacaacgttccatctctgctaagcaaatgatgatactcttgggtcacatggcctccacagttcatgtcataccacttgcacgtcttcacctgcgcactcctcaatggaccctagctacccagtggtcccaagcgatggatccttgctcacgtcacatatctgtaacatcatctcttcgtcagtctctacaatggtggttgatatcctcaaatctctccagaggtcttctgttccatctacctcctcatcaacttgtcatcaccaccgacgcctccccttatgcctggggggctcatttgaacgagttccaaactcaaggactttggacagctcaggaaatgaagcatcacatcaatttcctggaactcagagcaatgttttatgccctcaaggccttccaacatcttctctttcctcaagtcctcctgctgtgcacagacaatcaagttgcgatgtactacatcaacaagcagggtgggacaggttctcgcctcttgtgccaagaagcccagaagatttgggcttgggccacagatcaccatctattcctgtaagctatctacattcagggagaacagaattccttggcggacaagctcagcagaattctccagcctcacgagtggacactcgatcctttaactctgcagtccatctttgctcagtggggcactcctcagatagacctctttgcagctcctcacaatcaccagctgcccctattctgctccagactctactctcctcaccgtctggcagcggatgcatttctcctcgattggtccaatctgttcctgtacgctttctctcctctacctctcatgttaagaacctttttcaagctcaagagggaacgagccaccatgattctgattgctccacggtggcccaggcaacattggttctcccttctacttcaactcagttccagggagcctattcttcttccattgtttccttcgctacttacgcaacatcaggagacccttctgcatcccaaccttcagtctctgcacctgacagcttggtttctctcgggctgacttcaaatgatactcttttgtctcagcccgttcgttccattctggatgcctccaggaaaccggccactctgcaatgttaccatcagaagtggacacggttttcttcctggtgtcttcttcatcatcatgatcccacttcccttgcagtggagaccttgttggattatcttctttctttgtctgactctggcctcaagtctacttcaatcagagtccacctcagtgctattgctgcttttcatgagccagtccatggaaaactcctctcagctcatcccttggtgtccaggttcatgcggggtctttttaatgtgaaaccacctcttaaaacccctcctgttatctgggatctcaatgtaattctttccgccttaatgaagcctccatttgaacctttggctaccgcttctttcaagtttctcatttggaaggtacttttccttattgctcttacctctgccaggagggtcagtgagctacatgcactagttgcggatccaccttttacagtcttccatcatgacaaggtggttctgcgtacacatccaaagtttctccctaaggttgtctctgaattccatctcaaccaatctattgttctgcctgtcttctttccgaaacctcactcgcattctggagaacaggctctgcatactttggactgtaagcgggctctagcttactatttagaccgtactaagccccacagatcatctccccaactctttctgtcctttgatccgaataaattaggacgtcctgttactaaacgtacattgtcaaattggcttgcagcgtgcatttcattttgttatgctcagtccggactgtcactggaaggttctgtcacggcccataaagttagagctatggcagcatctgtggctttcctccgttccacgcctattgaggaaatctgcaaggcttctacatggtcctcagttcacacttttacatctcactattgtctggatgcattctccagacgggatggacacttcggccaatctgtttt
This region includes:
- the LAMTOR4 gene encoding ragulator complex protein LAMTOR4, which codes for MTSTLTQGLERIPNQLGYLVISEEGVLASSGDLENDERTAALITDMVSTACSFRMQGGPEHPFKRLSIVFGETTFLVTVSGQKIFVVKRHNDIHEPINV